In Bacteroidota bacterium, one DNA window encodes the following:
- a CDS encoding Tex-like N-terminal domain-containing protein → MRKSYNQIIAENLGIRLQQVENTVKLLSDGATVPFISRYRKELTGSLDEVQIGSVKEQ, encoded by the coding sequence ATGCGAAAATCATACAACCAGATTATAGCCGAGAATCTTGGCATACGCCTGCAACAGGTGGAAAATACCGTTAAATTACTCTCAGACGGCGCCACGGTGCCTTTTATCAGCCGTTATCGCAAGGAGCTGACAGGAAGCCTTGATGAAGTGCAGATAGGATCCGTTAAAGAACAG